A part of Cottoperca gobio chromosome 4, fCotGob3.1, whole genome shotgun sequence genomic DNA contains:
- the LOC115007140 gene encoding uncharacterized protein LOC115007140 isoform X3, with protein sequence MKTNEMKTSESKTSERKAALLSISENIEMELFSSEEPCVVTFKLEVEEELSFDQRHLEHPLVPDCEEEPELQVETATRPQNKPKTESPAKTEAEHCLPVLGFVEGIEIEMEVFPSLGLSESKLLDIKSHDPSIMTPLQPFSNKASRLKWKRLTLQKTGLIVKDVVCLPRGHYLAQLERHIVPRGKERAALAAMGMTARITIDYSWSTTQMKSRLATLFQGRFVKRVGQRFSFTYLQCVPGSGVLFVPDTPAEGWTGEHVLQTSGLGALYILSHQDYPQAESKKSASDTPVVNMKEFCLEASTESCPEEENHLGIQTQPCAPNTKEEFTLDLDSILRLFRQENMDGGVETHIQVRRRHLFHSALKVVRRPGFCFRTRPIVSFSGEETDGHEGPLREFFKL encoded by the exons ATGAAGACGAACGAGATGAAGACGAGCGAGAGTAAGACGAGCGAGAGGAAGGCGGCGTTGCTCTCCATCTCAGAAAACATTGAGATGGAGCTGTTTTCTTCAGAGGAGCCCTGTGTGGTGACATTTAAACTGGAGGTGGAAGAAGAACTCAGCTTTGACCAG AGACATCTGGAGCATCCTCTGGTCCCTGACTGTGAAGAAGAACCAGAGCTGCAGGTTGAGACCGCGACCAGGCCGCAGAACAAGCCCAAAACAGAGTCTCCCGCTAAGACTGAGGCTGAGCACTGCCTCCCTGTTCTAGGATTCGTGGAGGGAATTGAGATAGAAATGGAG GTGTTCCCTTCCCTTGGATTGTCTGAAAGTAAGCTATTGGATATAAAATCACATGATCCTTCCATCATGACACCG CTGCAGCCGTTTTCAAACAAAGCCAGTCGTCTCAAGTGGAAGAGACTGACTCTGCAGAAGACCGGACTGATTGTAAAAGATGTGGTCTGTCTACCCAGAGGACACTACCTGGCACAGCTGGAGAG ACATATTGTTCCACGAGGAAAAGAACGAGCAGCTCTAGCGGCCATGGGAATGACTGCTCGCATCACCATTGATTATAGCTGGTCGACCACTCAGATGAAGAGTCGGCTGGCGACACTCTTCCAGGGGCGGTTTGTAAAACGGGTGGGACAAAGGTTCTCCTTCACATAtctacag TGTGTGCCGGGCTCCGGGGTGCTGTTTGTCCCAGACACCCCTGCAGAGGGCTGGACTGGAGAGCATGTGCTCCAGACTTCTGGACTTGGTGCTTTGTACATCCTCAGCCACCAGGACTATCCACAG GCAGAATCAAAGAAGTCAGCAAGTGACACACCTGTGGTGAATAT GAAGGAGTTTTGTCTGGAGGCTAGTACAGAGAGCTGCCCGGAAGAAGAAAATCATCTGGGAATTCAGACCCAGCCCTGTGCTCCCAATACCAAGGAGGAG TTCACACTCGACTTGGACTCAATCCTGAGACTGTTCAGACAGGAGAATATGGATGGAGGCGTAGAGACACACATCCAGGTGAGGAGGAGACACCTGTTCCACAGCGCTCTGAAGGTGGTGAGGAGGCCGGGATTCTGTTTCAGGACGAGGCCCATCGTCTCCTTCAGTGGAGAGGAGACTGACGGCCACGAGGGACCCCTCAGAGAGTTCTTTAAGTTATGA
- the LOC115007140 gene encoding uncharacterized protein LOC115007140 isoform X1, with translation MKTNEMKTSESKTSERKAALLSISENIEMELFSSEEPCVVTFKLEVEEELSFDQRHLEHPLVPDCEEEPELQVETATRPQNKPKTESPAKTEAEHCLPVLGFVEGIEIEMEVFPSLGLSESKLLDIKSHDPSIMTPLQPFSNKASRLKWKRLTLQKTGLIVKDVVCLPRGHYLAQLERHIVPRGKERAALAAMGMTARITIDYSWSTTQMKSRLATLFQGRFVKRVGQRFSFTYLQCVPGSGVLFVPDTPAEGWTGEHVLQTSGLGALYILSHQDYPQAESKKSASDTPVVNMKEFCLEASTESCPEEENHLGIQTQPCAPNTKEEFTLDLDSILRLFRQENMDGGVETHIQVRRRHLFHSALKVVRRPGFCFRTRPIVSFSGEETDGHEGPLREFFKIYFAGADARFCI, from the exons ATGAAGACGAACGAGATGAAGACGAGCGAGAGTAAGACGAGCGAGAGGAAGGCGGCGTTGCTCTCCATCTCAGAAAACATTGAGATGGAGCTGTTTTCTTCAGAGGAGCCCTGTGTGGTGACATTTAAACTGGAGGTGGAAGAAGAACTCAGCTTTGACCAG AGACATCTGGAGCATCCTCTGGTCCCTGACTGTGAAGAAGAACCAGAGCTGCAGGTTGAGACCGCGACCAGGCCGCAGAACAAGCCCAAAACAGAGTCTCCCGCTAAGACTGAGGCTGAGCACTGCCTCCCTGTTCTAGGATTCGTGGAGGGAATTGAGATAGAAATGGAG GTGTTCCCTTCCCTTGGATTGTCTGAAAGTAAGCTATTGGATATAAAATCACATGATCCTTCCATCATGACACCG CTGCAGCCGTTTTCAAACAAAGCCAGTCGTCTCAAGTGGAAGAGACTGACTCTGCAGAAGACCGGACTGATTGTAAAAGATGTGGTCTGTCTACCCAGAGGACACTACCTGGCACAGCTGGAGAG ACATATTGTTCCACGAGGAAAAGAACGAGCAGCTCTAGCGGCCATGGGAATGACTGCTCGCATCACCATTGATTATAGCTGGTCGACCACTCAGATGAAGAGTCGGCTGGCGACACTCTTCCAGGGGCGGTTTGTAAAACGGGTGGGACAAAGGTTCTCCTTCACATAtctacag TGTGTGCCGGGCTCCGGGGTGCTGTTTGTCCCAGACACCCCTGCAGAGGGCTGGACTGGAGAGCATGTGCTCCAGACTTCTGGACTTGGTGCTTTGTACATCCTCAGCCACCAGGACTATCCACAG GCAGAATCAAAGAAGTCAGCAAGTGACACACCTGTGGTGAATAT GAAGGAGTTTTGTCTGGAGGCTAGTACAGAGAGCTGCCCGGAAGAAGAAAATCATCTGGGAATTCAGACCCAGCCCTGTGCTCCCAATACCAAGGAGGAG TTCACACTCGACTTGGACTCAATCCTGAGACTGTTCAGACAGGAGAATATGGATGGAGGCGTAGAGACACACATCCAGGTGAGGAGGAGACACCTGTTCCACAGCGCTCTGAAGGTGGTGAGGAGGCCGGGATTCTGTTTCAGGACGAGGCCCATCGTCTCCTTCAGTGGAGAGGAGACTGACGGCCACGAGGGACCCCTCAGAGAGTTCTTTAAG ATTTACTTTGCTGGAGCTGATGCAAGGTTCTGTATTTGA
- the LOC115007140 gene encoding uncharacterized protein LOC115007140 isoform X2 — protein MKTNEMKTSESKTSERKAALLSISENIEMELFSSEEPCVVTFKLEVEEELSFDQRHLEHPLVPDCEEEPELQVETATRPQNKPKTESPAKTEAEHCLPVLGFVEGIEIEMEVFPSLGLSESKLLDIKSHDPSIMTPPFSNKASRLKWKRLTLQKTGLIVKDVVCLPRGHYLAQLERHIVPRGKERAALAAMGMTARITIDYSWSTTQMKSRLATLFQGRFVKRVGQRFSFTYLQCVPGSGVLFVPDTPAEGWTGEHVLQTSGLGALYILSHQDYPQAESKKSASDTPVVNMKEFCLEASTESCPEEENHLGIQTQPCAPNTKEEFTLDLDSILRLFRQENMDGGVETHIQVRRRHLFHSALKVVRRPGFCFRTRPIVSFSGEETDGHEGPLREFFKIYFAGADARFCI, from the exons ATGAAGACGAACGAGATGAAGACGAGCGAGAGTAAGACGAGCGAGAGGAAGGCGGCGTTGCTCTCCATCTCAGAAAACATTGAGATGGAGCTGTTTTCTTCAGAGGAGCCCTGTGTGGTGACATTTAAACTGGAGGTGGAAGAAGAACTCAGCTTTGACCAG AGACATCTGGAGCATCCTCTGGTCCCTGACTGTGAAGAAGAACCAGAGCTGCAGGTTGAGACCGCGACCAGGCCGCAGAACAAGCCCAAAACAGAGTCTCCCGCTAAGACTGAGGCTGAGCACTGCCTCCCTGTTCTAGGATTCGTGGAGGGAATTGAGATAGAAATGGAG GTGTTCCCTTCCCTTGGATTGTCTGAAAGTAAGCTATTGGATATAAAATCACATGATCCTTCCATCATGACACCG CCGTTTTCAAACAAAGCCAGTCGTCTCAAGTGGAAGAGACTGACTCTGCAGAAGACCGGACTGATTGTAAAAGATGTGGTCTGTCTACCCAGAGGACACTACCTGGCACAGCTGGAGAG ACATATTGTTCCACGAGGAAAAGAACGAGCAGCTCTAGCGGCCATGGGAATGACTGCTCGCATCACCATTGATTATAGCTGGTCGACCACTCAGATGAAGAGTCGGCTGGCGACACTCTTCCAGGGGCGGTTTGTAAAACGGGTGGGACAAAGGTTCTCCTTCACATAtctacag TGTGTGCCGGGCTCCGGGGTGCTGTTTGTCCCAGACACCCCTGCAGAGGGCTGGACTGGAGAGCATGTGCTCCAGACTTCTGGACTTGGTGCTTTGTACATCCTCAGCCACCAGGACTATCCACAG GCAGAATCAAAGAAGTCAGCAAGTGACACACCTGTGGTGAATAT GAAGGAGTTTTGTCTGGAGGCTAGTACAGAGAGCTGCCCGGAAGAAGAAAATCATCTGGGAATTCAGACCCAGCCCTGTGCTCCCAATACCAAGGAGGAG TTCACACTCGACTTGGACTCAATCCTGAGACTGTTCAGACAGGAGAATATGGATGGAGGCGTAGAGACACACATCCAGGTGAGGAGGAGACACCTGTTCCACAGCGCTCTGAAGGTGGTGAGGAGGCCGGGATTCTGTTTCAGGACGAGGCCCATCGTCTCCTTCAGTGGAGAGGAGACTGACGGCCACGAGGGACCCCTCAGAGAGTTCTTTAAG ATTTACTTTGCTGGAGCTGATGCAAGGTTCTGTATTTGA